A genomic segment from Triticum dicoccoides isolate Atlit2015 ecotype Zavitan chromosome 1A, WEW_v2.0, whole genome shotgun sequence encodes:
- the LOC119275424 gene encoding uncharacterized protein At5g43822-like codes for MEAMVRKVQQRVRKAREETDRWDNLNSRLLSQFSNATTIITRLPVLGDAKNYGVLRCVPSIREDLLGKQMESLELIFVLMRETLEEFSGIAKGLSKVLRDTNQMVRGGSALSAKQLQLQVGVLPTIADCLDGLRTLSDMHQAEYALKSSIISLLTWTSSSSDIAAMRQLLVDQPNIPKDEVQSIFDIIFADEIC; via the exons ATGGAGGCGATGGTGCGGAAGGTGCAGCAGAGGGTGAGGAAGGCACGGGAGGAGACGGATCGGTGGGACAACCTCAACTCCCGCCTCCTCTCCCAGTTCTCCAACGCCACGACCATCATCACCCGCCTTCCG GTACTTGGAGATGCTAAAAACTATGGTGTCCTGCGGTGTGTACCCAGCATCAGGGAGGATCTCTTGGGGAAGCAGATGGAGAGCCTGGAGCTCATCTTTGTTTTGATGAGGGAAACTTT GGAGGAGTTCAGTGGCATTGCCAAAGGTTTGAGCAAAGTGTTGCGTGATACTAATCAGATGGTGAGGGGTGGATCCGCACTCAGTGCAAAACAGTTGCAGTTACAAGTGGGAGTTTTGCCAACTATCGCAGACTGCTTGGATGGGCTACGAACGCTGTCAGATATGCACCAGGCTGA GTATGCGCTAAAATCATCAATCATCTCTTTGTTGACATGGACAAGCAG TTCAAGTGATATCGCTGCAATGCGCCAACTCTTGGTAGACCAACCGAACATACCAAAAGATGAAG TGCAATCTATTTTCGACATTATATTTGCTGATGAAATTTGTTAA
- the LOC119275432 gene encoding peroxidase 57-like produces the protein MQPAGSASRLAVLVAVVVLASSAACCRAQLASNYYAGKCGNASVEAVIQSAVQARLAWDKRMVAGLLHMLFHDCFVQGCDASLLLDGPNTEKTAPQNSGIFGYDFIDDIKSDLEAACPGVVSCADIIIAATRDAIALCGGPSYAVTLGRRDGMVSVSWMAGDLPSPHVDIPTAIAMFAKKGFNSFEMATLMGAHTVGVTHCSVIEDRLYNFNGTGKADPSMDPTYAWVLTTYACQKGQPFDNIVYLDDPSSILIFDRSYFNQIKNRRGVLPVDQALGIDPATSWMVEFFATTDFFPAMFAHSITKMAALEVKTGTAGEIRRNCRVTN, from the exons ATGCAGCCTGCCGGGTCCGCCTCACGCCTCGCCGTGCTGGTGGCCGTGGTGGTGCTGGCGTCGTCGGCGGCGTGCTGCCGCGCGCAGCTGGCGAGCAACTACTACGCCGGCAAGTGCGGCAACGCGAGCGTGGAGGCCGTCATCCAGAGCGCCGTCCAGGCCCGCCTCGCGTGGGACAAGCGCATGGTCGCCGGCCTCCTCCACATGCtcttccacgactgcttcgtccAA GGGTGTGATGCGTCGCTGCTGCTGGACGGCCCCAACACGGAGAAGACGGCGCCGCAGAACAGCGGCATCTTCGGCTACGACTTCATCGACGACATCAAGTCCGACCTGGAGGCCGCCTGCCCCGGcgtcgtctcctgcgccgacatcaTCATAGCCGCGACCAGGGACGCCATCGCCCTG TGCGGAGGGCCGAGCTATGCGGTGACCCTGGGCAGGAGGGACGGCATGGTGTCGGTGTCGTGGATGGCCGGCGACCTGCCGTCGCCCCACGTCGACATCCCCACGGCGATTGCCATGTTCGCCAAGAAGGGCTTCAACAGCTTCGAGATGGCCACCCTCATGG GCGCGCACACGGTGGGGGTGACGCACTGCTCGGTGATCGAGGACCGCCTGTACAACTTCAACGGCACCGGCAAGGCGGACCCGTCCATGGACCCGACGTACGCGTGGGTCCTGACAACGTACGCGTGCCAAAAGGGCCAGCCCTTCGACAACATCGTCTACCTCGACGACCCCTCCAGCATCCTCATCTTCGACAGGAGCTACTTCAACCAGATCAAGAaccgccgcggcgtcctccccgtcgACCAGGCGCTGGGCATCGACCCCGCCACCTCGTGGATGGTCGAGTTCTTCGCCACCACCGACTTCTTCCCCGCCATGTTCGCCCACTCGATCACCAAGATGGCCGCCCTCGAAGTCAAGACCGGCACCGCCGGCGAGATCAGGAGAAACTGCCGGGTTACAAACTAA
- the LOC119275410 gene encoding uncharacterized protein LOC119275410 produces the protein MDDSSTRSHVSEGNRLGYVRSESMDSAGHPSAARSGSLLSRRSSRPSSRGSISLSREMGDSILNSMRHSLQSADQLLGDADGSALAQVIDSGDRVLALEDEDDEDTANTLDQHKFGPVRDNRIHGYSSHGTGLPAPESSVEPKGESSSGKVEEYMLSRRLDYASYLIHLAAFGLFGVFTRYGLQKLFGPGCLALTSNQSPLYLDLPSNMLGSFLMAWFGIIFKTDIRHISEHLIVGITTGYMGSLTTFSGWNQAMVSMSSKDHWAYAIAGIVLGMFIVNESIRVGAETGERLRSWILKCIKENSSIGSKCNWEHLKVNTRTKHFVLIAVMMILLSFVWVLSIVLAIIKVRNLDDGAVLWLGCSVAPPGVWLRWYLARLNGQGIGKQRSLKWLPIGTLLANVLAAGIMASLAVTAKAVNTKRSTTVLNGIQFGFLGCLSTVSTFAAEIYAMRSSRQIGRAFVYAAATFVLSFVLGTLVYSVPVWVKHYQ, from the exons ATGGACGACTCTTCAACTAGGAGCCATGTTTCTGAGGGGAATCGGCTGGGCTATGTAAGAAGTGAATCCATGGATTCCGCTGGCCATCCTTCGGCTGCTAGGTCAGGCTcactgctaagcaggagaagtagCAGGCCCAGTTCAAGGGGATCCATTAGCCTCTCTCGCGAGATGGGCGACTCGATCCTCAACTCAATGAGGCATTCCCTTCAGTCAGCAGACCAGTTGCTAGGTGATGCTGATGGCTCGGCTTTGGCTCAGGTCATTGACAGTGGTGACCGAGTGCTAGCCttggaagatgaggatgatgaagatACGGCAAATACATTGGATCAACATAAGTTCGGTCCTGTCCGAGATAATCGAATCCATGGCTACAGCTCACATGGCACAGGTCTGCCAGCACCTGAGTCTTCTGTGGAGCCAAAGGGCGAGAGCTCATCAGGCAAG GTTGAAGAATATATGCTTTCTCGGAGGCTAGATTACGCTTCTTACCTGATCCATTTAGCTGCCTTTGGGTTATTTGGG GTATTTACAAGGTATGGGCTCCAAAAGCTGTTCGGCCCAGGCTGCCTGGCACTCACCTCCAACCAAAGCCCGTTGTACCTTGATCTTCCATCAAACATG CTAGGATCCTTCCTGATGGCCTGGTTTGGGATCATCTTTAAGACTGACATTCGGCACATATCTGAACATCTCATTGTTGGAATCACAACCGGATACATGGGAAGCCTTACTACCTTCAGTGGGTGGAATCAAGCGATGGTTAGCATGTCTTCCAAAGACCATTGGGCATATGCCATAGCTGGCATAGTATTAG GAATGTTCATCGTCAATGAGTCCATCAGGGTGGGCGCCGAAACAGGTGAGCGCCTACGAAGCTGGATCCTGAAATGCATCAAGGAAAATAGTTCAATAGGAAGCAAATGTAACTGGGAGCACCTGAAAGTCAACACTAGGACTAAACATTTTGTGCTTATAGCAGTTATGATGATTTTGCTTTCTTTTGTGTGGGTTCTGAGCATCGTGTTGGCCATAATAAAGGTGCGCAATCTTGATGATGGCGCTGTACTATGGTTGGGGTGCTCGGTTGCGCCTCCGGGCGTTTGGTTACGCTGGTACTTGGCAAGGCTCAATGGCCAGGGAATCGGCAAACAGAGATCCCTCAAATGGCTGCCCATCGGGACACTTCTAGCCAATGTTCTTGCTGCGGGTATCATGGCATCACTGGCCGTGACTGCCAAAGCG GTGAATACAAAGCGTTCGACAACTGTTCTTAATGGCATACAGTTTGGTTTCCTCGGCTGCTTGAGCACAGTGTCTACTTTTGCTGCTGAAATCTACGCTATGCGAAGCAGCAGACAGATTGGTAGGGCCTTTGTCTATGCTGCAGCGACCTTCGTGCTCTCTTTCGTGCTGGGAACTCTGGTATACTCTGTGCCAGTATGGGTCAAGCATTACCAATAG